From the genome of Aricia agestis chromosome 9, ilAriAges1.1, whole genome shotgun sequence, one region includes:
- the LOC121730309 gene encoding pre-rRNA-processing protein esf2-like: protein MPEENSDEERVPPNGSDCETENDEVTESTTMNLKKKKKKRGIIYLSTIPPYMNVAKIREIFSQFGDIGRIYLQSSSKPGEKRKRVPNQFTEGWVEFQKKKIAKAVAANLNNTKIGTRKKSRYYDMLWNIKYIPRFKWIHLSERLAYEKAAMKQRLRAEISQAKKEASYLQANVEKSKKIKKKKMAENNSS from the exons atgcCAGAAGAAAATAGTGACGAAGAAAGGGTACCCCCCAATGGGTCCGATTGTGAGACTGAAAATGATGAGGTTACAGAATCCACGACCATGAatttaaagaagaaaaaaaagaaacgaGGCATTATTTACCTCTCCACTATTCCGCCTTACATGAATGTAGCCAAAATAAGAGAAATTTTTAGCCAATTTGGCGATATCGGCAGAATATATTTACAATCAAGTAGCA AACCCGGTGAGAAAAGGAAACGTGTTCCTAACCAGTTCACAGAAGGCTGGGTAGAatttcaaaagaaaaaaatagcaaaGGCAGTTGCTGCCAATCTGAACAACACAAAAATTGGAACTAGAAAAAAATCTAGATACTATGATATGCTTtggaatattaaatatatccCCAGATTTAAATGGATTCACCTAAGCGAAAGATTAGCATATGAAAAGGCAGCCATGAAACAAAGATTACGAGCTGAAATCTCACAGGCTAAGAAAGAAGCTTCATACCTTCAAGCAAATGTTGAGAAgagcaaaaaaattaagaagaaaAAAATGGCGGAAAACAACAGTTCTTAG